The following proteins come from a genomic window of Geminicoccaceae bacterium SCSIO 64248:
- a CDS encoding SDR family NAD(P)-dependent oxidoreductase, with protein MHGKNVIVTGAAGGLGTAVSLGLAKAGAGVGVLDLNPERAEALARRITSEGGRAAAIVGDITRRESAHALFGEAVQALGPIDGLVNNAGVYPRRPILEITDEDWDFSHSVNVRGLYHMMVAAVEHMRERGEGRIVNIASIDAFKPHPKNSHYAATKAAVVSLTKSFGYEVAPFGILVNGVAPGPIATEIAKKAGFLPELAAATPLGRSAEPEDIAEVILFLVSDRNRYMVGETVVVSGGYYIP; from the coding sequence ATGCACGGAAAGAACGTCATTGTCACCGGCGCGGCCGGAGGATTGGGCACGGCCGTTTCGCTGGGCCTGGCGAAGGCCGGGGCAGGGGTGGGCGTCCTCGACCTGAACCCCGAGCGCGCGGAGGCGCTTGCCCGACGGATCACGTCCGAGGGCGGACGCGCCGCCGCGATCGTGGGCGACATCACCAGGCGCGAGAGCGCGCACGCCCTTTTCGGCGAGGCGGTCCAGGCTCTCGGTCCGATCGACGGCCTGGTCAACAACGCGGGCGTCTATCCGCGCCGGCCGATCCTGGAGATCACCGACGAGGACTGGGATTTCAGCCATTCCGTGAACGTCCGCGGCCTGTACCACATGATGGTCGCGGCCGTGGAGCACATGCGCGAGCGCGGCGAGGGCCGGATCGTCAACATCGCCTCGATCGACGCCTTCAAGCCGCACCCGAAGAACAGCCACTACGCCGCGACCAAGGCCGCCGTGGTCAGCTTGACCAAATCCTTCGGCTACGAGGTCGCGCCCTTCGGCATCCTGGTCAACGGCGTGGCGCCCGGCCCGATCGCGACCGAGATCGCGAAGAAGGCGGGCTTCCTGCCCGAGCTCGCGGCGGCGACGCCGCTCGGCCGTTCGGCGGAGCCCGAGGACATCGCCGAGGTCATCCTGTTCCTGGTCTCGGACCGCAACCGCTACATGGTCGGCGAGACGGTCGTGGTCTCGGGCGGCTACTACATCCCTTGA
- a CDS encoding LLM class flavin-dependent oxidoreductase, translated as MDFGIFNLMTLRDPAKSRREMIEETTRLVLQAEEIGIDVAWFAEHHFSNYSVCPSPLLMAAHMAGKTSKIDVGAAVLVLPLYHPMRVAQEVALLDIQSDGRARVGLGSGYQKHEFDRYGVSLDDRAEMTLEYWDVLEQMLHTGRVAYEGKHFRVAETEFSLRPVQERIGPFYVTGNNPEIVRRTAASGSVMFMTAGYAGSKGLFAIYDRVCETLRKQNIDPATLKTGIQQYIHVTDSKEQALQAADCARYVARLVTALRQPVTEVDGFMIREVPIADEPPLETFRDNLIIGDAHHVAERMAEELRRLNPSHYNCFFQFGAMPYAMTKGSMERFARDVVPLLEKEVGPLDRIGRGRDALAA; from the coding sequence ATGGATTTCGGCATCTTCAACCTGATGACCCTGCGCGATCCGGCGAAGAGCCGCCGCGAGATGATCGAGGAGACGACCAGGCTCGTGCTCCAGGCCGAGGAGATCGGCATCGACGTCGCCTGGTTCGCCGAGCACCATTTCTCGAACTACTCGGTCTGCCCGTCGCCTTTGCTGATGGCGGCCCACATGGCCGGCAAGACCAGCAAGATCGACGTCGGCGCGGCCGTGCTCGTCCTGCCGCTCTACCACCCCATGCGCGTCGCGCAGGAGGTCGCGCTGCTCGATATCCAGAGCGACGGCCGCGCGCGGGTCGGCCTGGGCTCCGGCTATCAGAAGCACGAATTCGACCGCTACGGCGTCTCGCTCGACGACCGGGCCGAGATGACGCTCGAATACTGGGACGTGCTCGAGCAGATGCTGCATACCGGCCGTGTCGCGTACGAGGGAAAGCATTTCCGCGTGGCGGAAACCGAGTTCTCGCTCCGCCCGGTGCAGGAGCGGATCGGTCCGTTCTACGTCACCGGCAACAACCCGGAGATCGTGCGCCGCACCGCCGCCTCGGGCTCGGTCATGTTCATGACCGCGGGCTATGCCGGGTCGAAGGGCCTGTTCGCGATCTACGACCGGGTCTGCGAGACCCTGCGCAAGCAGAACATCGATCCCGCCACGCTCAAGACCGGCATCCAGCAATACATCCACGTGACCGACAGCAAGGAGCAGGCGTTGCAGGCGGCCGATTGCGCCCGCTACGTCGCGCGGCTCGTCACGGCGTTGCGTCAGCCGGTCACCGAGGTCGACGGCTTCATGATCCGCGAGGTCCCGATCGCCGACGAGCCGCCGCTCGAGACCTTCCGCGACAACCTGATCATCGGCGACGCGCATCACGTCGCGGAGCGGATGGCCGAGGAGCTGCGGCGGCTGAACCCGTCGCACTACAACTGCTTCTTCCAGTTCGGCGCGATGCCCTACGCGATGACCAAGGGCTCGATGGAGCGTTTCGCCCGGGACGTCGTGCCGCTCCTGGAGAAGGAGGTCGGTCCGCTCGACCGGATCGGCAGGGGCCGTGACGCGCTCGCGGCCTGA
- a CDS encoding ABC transporter ATP-binding protein, translated as MSNEPLIELRDVSVDYGQFRALDSVSYRIMPGEIVCLLGGNACGKSTSMKAIFGQVKLATGRIFWKGERIDQRPTVDRVGMGIAAVPEGRRVFARMGVEENLLTGAGLRWRLGPLKEDLDRVYALFPRLKERRHQFAGTLSGGEQQMVAMGRALMSRPALICMDEPSMGLSPKLVRQSFELIETIHKAGTAVFVVEQNANAALKIADRAYVLQNGKIVLQGTADEVAADTTMREAYLGRAASAPGHAPEDLKVASG; from the coding sequence GTGTCGAATGAACCCCTGATCGAGCTTCGGGATGTCTCGGTCGACTACGGCCAGTTCCGCGCGCTCGATTCCGTCAGCTATCGCATCATGCCGGGCGAGATCGTCTGCCTCCTGGGCGGCAATGCCTGCGGCAAGTCCACCAGCATGAAGGCGATCTTCGGCCAGGTGAAGCTCGCGACCGGCCGGATCTTCTGGAAGGGCGAGCGCATCGACCAGCGTCCGACCGTCGATAGGGTCGGCATGGGCATCGCGGCCGTGCCGGAAGGCCGGCGTGTGTTCGCGCGCATGGGGGTCGAGGAGAACCTATTGACCGGAGCCGGCCTGCGCTGGCGCCTGGGCCCGCTCAAGGAGGACCTCGACCGGGTCTACGCCTTGTTCCCGCGTCTCAAGGAGCGGCGCCACCAGTTCGCCGGCACGCTGTCCGGCGGCGAGCAGCAGATGGTCGCCATGGGCCGCGCCCTGATGAGCCGGCCGGCCCTGATCTGCATGGACGAGCCGTCCATGGGCCTGTCGCCGAAGCTGGTGCGCCAGAGCTTCGAGCTGATCGAGACGATCCACAAGGCCGGCACGGCGGTCTTCGTGGTCGAGCAAAACGCCAACGCCGCGCTCAAGATCGCGGATCGCGCGTACGTCCTGCAGAACGGCAAGATCGTCCTCCAGGGCACGGCGGACGAGGTCGCCGCCGACACCACCATGCGCGAGGCCTATCTCGGCCGCGCCGCCAGCGCGCCCGGCCATGCGCCCGAAGACCTCAAGGTCGCATCCGGCTGA
- a CDS encoding ABC transporter ATP-binding protein produces MNALAQVSPPSSRGHLEARGVTVSFGGLRALDGVDIDMAPGAFTGVIGPNGSGKSTLLNVISGVQPTDRSSIRLDGRAIDDLSSAARARIGIARTFQALRLFDGLSVLDNVMMGAHRLFTHNALAGCLHLPGTRREQRQRTDEVLELLEVFGTRLLPRLDHQVVSLSYANRRRVEIARALALRPSLLLLDEPCAGMNPAESEELADQLPELAAMTGCSVLLVEHKMDVISSVCRNVYVLDHGLCLMHGTPAEVQRDERVVEAFLGVE; encoded by the coding sequence GGCCTTCGTGCCCTGGACGGTGTCGACATCGACATGGCACCCGGCGCCTTCACCGGCGTGATCGGGCCGAACGGCTCCGGCAAGTCGACGCTGCTCAATGTCATCAGCGGCGTGCAGCCGACCGACCGGTCGTCGATCCGGCTGGACGGCCGGGCGATCGACGACCTCTCCTCGGCCGCCCGCGCCCGGATCGGCATCGCGCGCACCTTCCAGGCGCTTCGCCTGTTCGACGGGCTGAGCGTGCTCGACAACGTCATGATGGGCGCGCACCGCCTGTTCACGCACAACGCGCTCGCCGGCTGCCTGCACCTTCCGGGCACGCGGCGCGAGCAGCGGCAGCGCACCGACGAGGTGCTCGAGCTTCTCGAGGTATTCGGCACGCGGCTCCTGCCCCGGCTCGACCATCAGGTGGTCTCGCTGTCCTACGCCAACCGGCGCCGGGTGGAGATCGCCCGGGCGCTCGCCCTTCGCCCCTCGCTCCTTCTGCTCGACGAGCCCTGCGCCGGCATGAACCCGGCCGAGAGCGAGGAACTGGCCGACCAGCTGCCCGAACTCGCGGCGATGACCGGCTGCTCCGTCCTCCTGGTCGAGCACAAGATGGATGTGATCAGCAGCGTGTGCCGCAACGTCTACGTGCTCGATCACGGCCTTTGCCTGATGCACGGCACGCCGGCGGAGGTGCAGCGGGACGAACGTGTCGTGGAGGCCTTTCTCGGTGTCGAATGA
- a CDS encoding ABC transporter permease, with product MSTTIGETTTGRSAFRLDLGGGVAGPLIGLLLLCIGFSIASEYFLSIRNGLNILDQVTVLGILAIGMTMVIIIGGIDLSVGSVLALSMMMMGWLAKTAGLPLPLAMLLGIATGAACGLVSGALITFARLPPFIATLAVMSVARGLANLLTNGQQIVGYPTWFTSLATVRHLGFFSVTVTVFIVLMLVAAIFLRYRATGRNLFAIGGSPEVARLAGIDVGRYTLATYAAAGALAGVAAVTMAARLNSSQPSAGLGIELDTIAAVVIGGASLSGGVGSIPGTLLGVLIIGVLRNGLNLVGVSPFFQMVVIGSVIALAVTFDTLGRHRK from the coding sequence GTGAGCACCACCATCGGTGAGACGACGACCGGCCGCTCCGCGTTCCGGCTCGACCTGGGCGGGGGCGTGGCCGGACCACTGATCGGATTGCTGCTTCTGTGCATCGGCTTCTCGATCGCCTCGGAATACTTCCTGTCGATCCGCAACGGGCTGAACATCCTCGACCAGGTGACGGTGCTGGGCATCCTCGCCATCGGCATGACGATGGTCATCATCATCGGCGGCATCGACCTCTCGGTCGGCTCCGTGCTGGCGCTGTCGATGATGATGATGGGCTGGCTCGCCAAGACGGCCGGCCTGCCGCTGCCGCTCGCCATGCTGCTGGGCATCGCCACCGGCGCCGCCTGCGGCCTGGTCTCCGGCGCGCTCATCACCTTCGCCAGGCTGCCGCCCTTCATCGCCACGCTGGCGGTGATGTCGGTGGCGCGCGGCCTCGCCAACCTTCTGACCAACGGCCAGCAGATCGTCGGCTATCCCACCTGGTTCACGAGCCTGGCGACGGTCCGTCACCTGGGCTTCTTCTCGGTGACGGTGACCGTGTTCATCGTGCTGATGCTCGTCGCCGCAATTTTCCTGCGCTATCGGGCGACCGGACGCAACCTGTTCGCCATCGGCGGCAGCCCGGAGGTCGCGCGGCTGGCCGGCATCGACGTCGGCCGCTACACGCTCGCGACCTACGCCGCCGCCGGGGCGCTCGCCGGCGTCGCCGCCGTGACGATGGCGGCACGGCTGAACTCGTCGCAGCCGAGCGCCGGTCTCGGCATCGAGCTCGACACCATCGCGGCGGTCGTGATCGGCGGCGCCAGCCTGTCCGGCGGCGTCGGCTCGATTCCCGGCACCCTCCTGGGTGTCCTCATCATCGGCGTGCTGCGCAACGGGCTCAACCTCGTCGGCGTCTCGCCCTTCTTCCAGATGGTGGTGATCGGCTCGGTCATCGCGCTCGCCGTCACGTTCGACACGCTCGGCCGCCACCGCAAATAG
- a CDS encoding SDR family oxidoreductase, translating into MQLFDLSGDIALVTGAASGIGQAIAIGLAQAGADIACLDRPGSAGLADTLGRIEGQGRRGLALEADVRDVAALTEAVARVERDLGPLSVAVNAAGIANATPAEDMPEEQWRTMLDINLTGIFLSAQAEARAMLPRRRGSIVNIASMSGSIANRGLLQAHYNTSKAGVIHLTRSLAMEWAPHGLRVNAISPGYTLTPMNLRPEVAEQRKVFEETTPLARMATVEEMVGPAVFLSSKAASFVTGHDLIVDGGFVCW; encoded by the coding sequence ATGCAGCTGTTCGATCTTTCCGGCGATATCGCGCTCGTCACCGGGGCCGCGTCCGGCATCGGCCAGGCGATCGCGATCGGCCTGGCGCAGGCCGGCGCCGACATCGCCTGCCTCGACCGCCCGGGCAGCGCCGGCCTCGCCGATACCCTGGGCCGGATCGAAGGCCAGGGCCGCCGCGGCCTGGCGCTCGAGGCCGATGTCCGCGACGTCGCTGCGCTGACCGAGGCGGTCGCGCGGGTCGAGCGGGATCTCGGCCCCCTCTCGGTCGCGGTCAACGCCGCCGGGATCGCCAACGCGACCCCGGCCGAGGACATGCCGGAAGAGCAATGGCGCACCATGCTCGACATCAACCTCACCGGCATTTTCCTGAGTGCGCAAGCCGAGGCGCGGGCGATGCTGCCGCGGCGGCGCGGGAGCATCGTCAACATTGCCTCGATGTCCGGCTCGATCGCCAATCGCGGCCTGCTGCAGGCCCACTACAACACCTCGAAGGCCGGCGTGATCCACCTGACCCGCAGCCTGGCGATGGAGTGGGCGCCGCACGGCCTGCGGGTCAACGCCATCTCGCCGGGCTACACCCTCACGCCCATGAACCTCCGCCCGGAAGTGGCGGAGCAGCGCAAGGTCTTCGAGGAGACGACTCCCCTGGCCCGCATGGCCACGGTGGAGGAGATGGTCGGGCCGGCGGTGTTCCTGTCCAGCAAGGCCGCGTCCTTCGTCACCGGCCACGACCTGATCGTCGACGGCGGCTTCGTCTGCTGGTGA
- a CDS encoding substrate-binding domain-containing protein: MLAHLKALTAGVAIAGALAAPTAQAQEAKTIGLAVANLQADFFNQIKQSVEKEAEAKDIEVITVDAAGDSANQVSQIQDLITRDVDAIIYIPAGATAASVPVQAAKEAGIPVVAVDRNPPDAPADTFIATDSVAAAEELGKFVCERSGGTGRLAEIQGQIGTTPQIDRDEGFAKAMANCPGIEEVARQASNMWMQDEGFNIAQAMIQRDPEITIFWGQADALALGAAQAAAVGALTDVIVVGFDGDIAGLEAVKAGTLTATMTQQTQLMGRLALESAIKLADGEEVPALQLQPATLTTQENVDPFITEHP; encoded by the coding sequence ATGCTCGCTCATCTCAAAGCTCTGACGGCCGGCGTGGCCATCGCCGGCGCGCTGGCGGCGCCGACGGCGCAGGCGCAGGAAGCCAAGACCATCGGCCTGGCCGTGGCCAACCTGCAGGCCGACTTCTTCAACCAGATCAAGCAGTCGGTCGAGAAGGAAGCCGAGGCCAAGGACATCGAGGTCATCACCGTCGACGCGGCCGGCGATTCGGCGAACCAGGTCAGCCAGATCCAGGACCTGATCACGCGCGACGTCGACGCGATCATCTACATCCCGGCCGGCGCCACGGCCGCGAGCGTGCCTGTCCAGGCCGCGAAGGAAGCGGGCATTCCGGTCGTCGCCGTCGACCGCAACCCGCCGGACGCGCCCGCCGACACCTTCATCGCGACCGATAGCGTCGCGGCCGCGGAAGAGCTCGGCAAGTTCGTCTGCGAGCGCTCGGGCGGAACCGGCCGGCTCGCCGAGATCCAGGGCCAGATCGGCACGACGCCGCAGATCGACCGGGACGAAGGCTTCGCCAAGGCCATGGCGAACTGCCCCGGCATCGAGGAGGTCGCCAGGCAGGCCAGCAACATGTGGATGCAGGACGAGGGCTTCAACATCGCCCAGGCGATGATCCAGCGTGATCCCGAGATCACCATCTTCTGGGGCCAGGCCGACGCCTTGGCGCTCGGCGCGGCACAGGCTGCCGCCGTCGGCGCCCTGACCGACGTGATCGTGGTCGGCTTCGACGGCGACATCGCCGGCCTGGAGGCCGTCAAGGCCGGCACGCTGACCGCGACCATGACGCAGCAGACCCAGCTCATGGGCCGGCTCGCCCTGGAATCCGCGATCAAGCTGGCCGACGGCGAGGAGGTTCCGGCCCTGCAGCTGCAGCCCGCAACCCTGACGACCCAGGAGAATGTCGACCCCTTCATCACCGAGCATCCCTGA
- a CDS encoding sugar ABC transporter ATP-binding protein, translating into MPPTSAAAGPGLSIRGIAKSYGSITVIQDIDLDIRPGECLAVLGENGAGKSTLSSIVAGVVKPSAGTMTWQGEAYAPSSPADALTRGIGLIHQEMRLLPELSIAENVFVGRQLTRGGRVDRAEMVRRAEFQLRRLGLDVPATTRVGRLKVAAQQQVEIAKALTLNARLLIFDEPTAALGMEETDRLFAQIERLKSEGVASVYISHRLEEIARIADRIAVLRDGRLVAVHETAKVPVRQLIEEMVGRSVERLFPDTGTPQPQVVLAARDLTSAAGAFQDVSFEVHAGEILGIAGIIGAGRTELVRAIAGADPLQSGTVELDGVPLTLTGPRDALKAGIVLVPEDRKTQGLLLGKSIEENVVVGNFDLMDKAGWVRPSRTRGFAEDAIRAMGVKGRPEQLAGRLSGGNQQKVVIAKWLARSPRLFIMDEPTRGVDVGARAQIYEAIVELARSGMAVVVVSSDLDEVIGLSHRVMVLSRGRNRGILERDEADHVAIMERATH; encoded by the coding sequence ATGCCACCGACCAGCGCCGCGGCCGGACCGGGACTGTCGATTCGCGGCATCGCCAAGTCGTACGGCTCAATCACCGTCATCCAGGACATCGATCTCGACATCCGCCCCGGCGAATGCCTGGCCGTGCTCGGCGAGAACGGCGCCGGCAAGTCGACCCTGTCGTCGATCGTCGCGGGCGTGGTGAAGCCCAGCGCCGGCACGATGACCTGGCAGGGCGAAGCGTATGCGCCGTCCTCCCCGGCCGACGCCCTCACGCGGGGGATCGGCCTGATCCACCAGGAAATGCGCCTGCTGCCGGAGCTGTCGATCGCCGAGAACGTCTTTGTCGGCCGGCAGCTCACGCGGGGCGGCCGCGTCGATCGCGCCGAGATGGTCCGCCGGGCCGAGTTCCAGCTCCGCCGGCTCGGCCTCGACGTGCCGGCGACCACGCGGGTCGGGCGCCTCAAGGTCGCGGCGCAGCAGCAGGTCGAGATCGCCAAGGCGCTGACGCTGAACGCGCGGCTCCTGATCTTCGACGAGCCGACGGCCGCGCTCGGGATGGAGGAGACCGACCGCCTGTTCGCGCAGATCGAGCGGCTGAAGAGCGAAGGCGTCGCCTCGGTCTACATCTCGCACCGGCTGGAGGAGATCGCGCGCATCGCCGATCGCATCGCGGTCCTGCGCGACGGCCGTCTGGTCGCCGTGCACGAGACCGCCAAGGTTCCGGTGCGGCAGCTGATCGAAGAGATGGTCGGCCGCAGCGTCGAGCGCCTGTTTCCGGACACGGGCACGCCGCAGCCGCAGGTCGTCCTCGCGGCCCGCGACCTGACCTCGGCGGCCGGCGCCTTCCAGGACGTGTCCTTCGAGGTCCATGCGGGCGAGATCCTGGGCATTGCCGGCATCATCGGCGCCGGAAGGACCGAGCTGGTGCGCGCCATCGCTGGCGCGGACCCTCTGCAAAGCGGCACCGTCGAGCTCGACGGCGTCCCGCTCACTCTCACAGGCCCGCGCGACGCGCTCAAGGCCGGCATCGTGCTCGTCCCGGAGGATCGCAAGACGCAGGGCCTCCTGCTCGGAAAGAGCATCGAGGAGAACGTCGTGGTCGGCAATTTCGACCTGATGGACAAGGCGGGCTGGGTCCGGCCGTCCCGCACGCGCGGCTTCGCCGAGGACGCCATCCGGGCGATGGGCGTGAAGGGCCGGCCCGAGCAACTCGCCGGCCGGCTGTCCGGCGGCAATCAGCAGAAGGTGGTGATCGCCAAGTGGCTGGCGCGGTCGCCGCGCCTGTTCATCATGGACGAGCCGACCCGGGGCGTCGATGTCGGCGCCCGCGCCCAGATCTACGAGGCGATCGTCGAGCTCGCGCGGTCGGGCATGGCGGTCGTGGTCGTGTCCTCGGACCTGGACGAGGTCATCGGCCTGTCGCATCGGGTCATGGTGCTGTCGCGCGGCCGCAATCGCGGCATCCTCGAACGTGACGAGGCGGACCACGTCGCGATCATGGAACGGGCCACCCATTGA